tgtattcattttattatactgtttataaaacaaagtctaatctttcacacaatgtattttttaattacaatattcAACCAACCAATATCGTTTTGACGATCTTTTATGTGCCGTTAAATATCGCTTCAGTTCAAATTACATCGCGACGCCAAGGGCGCGAAAATCTAAAATCTCTTTTACTTTACGAAAACGAAAACTATTAATGGATATCAGATTATTTTTATGAACACAACTTACAAAAATATATCGTTTCTCATATAATGTTTAAACCGCGGAAAACGACAAAAACTGCTTTGTGAAAACATGTCACGCTACtttacatttacctcagaagtcATTTAGCCGCCCATAGGTCGTTAGTTAGAAATTTAAACTGGAGTATATCGTTAAAATAGTAAATACTGTTAATTTTTTACTCAATTTATGCAACAAACATCCAAATTCTgttaaaatatctgaattttttttttgatttttaagaagccattttctcaaaaataaattgtgaccctgaaccacaaaagcagtcataagggtcagttttccgaagttgagatttacacatcatttgttaggatagaacaatatttggcagagatacaactatttcaatatatggaatctgagggtgcaaaaaaaatcaaaatattgagaaaatcgccttaaaagttgtctaaatgaagttcttagcaatgctaatcaaaaattacgttttgatatatttacagtaggaattttacaaaatatcttcatggaacatgatctttacttattttcctaatgatttttggcataaaagaaatatcaataattttgacccttacaatgtatttttggctatttctacaaatataccctagcaacttaagactagttttgtgctccagggtcacaattacgAAAGCCAAAACTACATCAAAATGATGTAGCAGGTCACAtatgtttgtattgttttctaACACTTATCATCCAAACTGTGCTCAGACAATGAACTGCGAGAGCTCTCTGCTCATGTTTTCCATCACGCTCCACTTCTCAACCTGGTGTTGAAAGACAACCGCATCTCCAGCATCCACCCGGACTGGTTGCCCAACAACAGCAATATTACTTGGTTGGACTTGTCCGGAAACCATCTCATAAAATTCCCAATGGCCCAGCTCCAAAGTCTGAGTCAGCTAAAGGTCCTGCACCTCTCACAGAACAAAGTCGAAGAGCTTCCAGTTGGGTGTTTCGACGCTCACCCTGCTCTAGAGAGACTTCATGCAGACCAGAACAAAATCCAATCCCTGGATGTAAAAGCCTTTAGCCGCTCTGGTAACCTGACTCACATCTTCCTGCAGAAAAATAGATTGGATAGTCTCCCGCCAACTGTATTCCAGGGGCTCAAGCGCTTGGAGTACGTTGACCTCAGTGATAACAGGCTGCAGTTTCTGTCCCCTGGCACATTAGACATTAATACCAGTTGGGTGGAGCTGATCTTAAACCCTTGGCATTGTGATGCTAAAATAGAGTACCTGTGGAGAAAACTGACCATGGAGTCACTGCAGTCAGAGCCTAAATGTGCTGCACCAGAGAATCTGAAAGATCGTGTCATCGCAACACTCACCCGCAAAGAAATGGGCCTGCCGGAGTAAGAGAAACAACATGATCTGGAAAAAAGAGGAAGAGGGGACTTTTAACACAACTCACCATACTGGATTTAGAAAAATGGATCATGTGAAAGTTTGCAATgtgcattgcaaaaaaaagatgatttaattttcttgtttacgttcattaaaaattgtaacaaaattctttttttaaatctggagttttctattttcattatcactcatacataataaaataatagaaaaataaaaactaaataataataaaattgaacaACTGTAGATCATTTTTatgataataaaaactatttgaaCACTTCCAGTTTTGAATTTGACCTAAGATCTCCTAATATGTTAGATTATAAagatgcactaccagtcaaaaatttttgaacagtaagattgtttttttttttgttgttaagaagtctcttctgctcac
This is a stretch of genomic DNA from Labeo rohita strain BAU-BD-2019 chromosome 20, IGBB_LRoh.1.0, whole genome shotgun sequence. It encodes these proteins:
- the si:dkey-90m5.4 gene encoding leucine-rich alpha-2-glycoprotein, producing the protein MNSWLVHALAVMLVICCRDALSCPKRCTCHFSAKTTEVVCPDAGLSHFPGDGLPSNTTSLTIQFTNLSVLTSQHLTAIPLLEELHLPGNKLSSLPADLLKGLHYLHTIDLTDNELRELSAHVFHHAPLLNLVLKDNRISSIHPDWLPNNSNITWLDLSGNHLIKFPMAQLQSLSQLKVLHLSQNKVEELPVGCFDAHPALERLHADQNKIQSLDVKAFSRSGNLTHIFLQKNRLDSLPPTVFQGLKRLEYVDLSDNRLQFLSPGTLDINTSWVELILNPWHCDAKIEYLWRKLTMESLQSEPKCAAPENLKDRVIATLTRKEMGLPE